From a single Chlorocebus sabaeus isolate Y175 chromosome X, mChlSab1.0.hap1, whole genome shotgun sequence genomic region:
- the LOC103232678 gene encoding LOW QUALITY PROTEIN: uncharacterized protein (The sequence of the model RefSeq protein was modified relative to this genomic sequence to represent the inferred CDS: deleted 3 bases in 2 codons): protein MAWLEDMDFLEDVPFLEDVPLLEDVPFLEDVPFLEDVPLLEDVPFLEDVPLLEDVPLLEDVPFLEDVPLLEDVPLLEDTGRLEDINLMEDMALLEDVHLLEDTDFLEDLDFSEAMDLREDKDFLEDVDSLEDMALLEDMDLLEDTDFLEDVDFLEAMDLREDKDFLEDMDSLEDLRPLEDVDFLEDMVFLEDVDFQEDPNYPEDLDCWEDVDFLEDWGYWKTGRLLEDMDFLEDMDFQEDVDLQEDIYWLEDLDFFRKTWIDWKTWIWWKT, encoded by the exons ATGGCTTGGTTGGAAGACATGGATTTTCTGGAAGACGTACCTTTCTTGGAAGACGTACCTTTGTTGGAAGACGTACCTTTCTTGGAAGACGTACCTTTCTTGGAAGACGTACCTTTGTTGGAAGACGTACCTTTCTTGGAAGACGTACCTTTGTTGGAAGACGTACCTTTGTTGGAAGACGTACCTTTCTTGGAAGACGTACCTTTGTTGGAAGACGTACCTTTGTTGGAAGACACAGGTAGGCTGGAAGACATTAATTTGATGGAAGACATGGCTTTGTTGGAAGACGTGCATTTGCTGGAAGACACAGATTTCCTGGAAGACCTGGATTTTTCGGAAGCTATGGATTTGAGGGAAGACAAGGATTTTCTGGAAGACGTGGATAGTCTGGAAGACATGGCTTTGTTGGAAGACATGGATTTGCTGGAAGACACAGATTTCCTGGAAGACGTGGATTTTTTGGAAGCTATGGATTTGAGGGAAGACAAGGATTTTCTGGAAGACATGGATAGTCTGGAAGACCTG AGGCCATTGGAAGACGTGGATTTTCTGGAAGACATGGTTTTTTTGGAAGATGTAGATTTTCAGGAAGACCCGAATTATCCGGAAGACCTGGATTGTTGGGAAGACGTGGATTTTCTGGAAGACTGG GGTTACTGGAAGACTGGGAGGTTACTGGAAGACATGGATTTTCTGGAAGACATGGATTTTCAGGAAGACGTGGATCTTCAGGAAGACATATATTGGCTGGAAGACCTGGATTTTTTCCGGAAGACGTGGATTGACTGGAAGACCTGGATTTGGTGGAAGACATAG